AAACAGTAAAATATGTTGAATAAAGAGTTACCCATAGAATAAAATCCATCACCTTATTGAATAAATGCTGAGAGGAACTATGAgaatattcaaaatttaaaaaagtgtgAAGAATATCTGTAACTTTAAGTTGATGTACATTTGAAAAATCTAGCTGATTTTAAACCACTGTGAGgacagtatcttttaaaaactaacCCTATAGCTTATCATACCTGAAGAAGCTGGTCTTATCTTTTGTCTGAACTTATTACAGTTAATAAATGCATTGCCGTTTCCAATTCAGTGGAGGCTATAAGTGTGAATTATAGCTTGTATTTTTAAGAACAAAGTGCCAGTTCTTTAAATTAAACTCTTACAAAAATTTTTCTTCAGCCTTCACCATAAGAAGTGAAAAGTGTTATTTAATACGTACAGTGCCTATAAGAACTATATAggtcatttaaaacaaaattaagcatAGCCATTTCCTTTTGTGGTTCTAGACAAAAAATAACTATATTCTTCAACAGAGGAATAAACTctatgtgaaaagaaaagaaaatcaaaaataagtaaaacttacTTGGgcagaaatgtaaagaaatattaTACATCTGACAGCAACGGGGTTTTACAAGAGAGACAATGGGATATACAATTTTAGTCAATTAGGCAGGTACAATTTTGAGAAACTGGAATTCTTTGATATTACATATTATAGAAACTCTTTAAGAAAGACCTCTTCCAGAAGTCTTGGTTACTTAGCAACCGCTGACCCCTGGGAACAAGTTCATTTTTGGCcctgtgttagtcactaagtctcagTGAGATTGCTGTGAATCTTACAGACGGACTTCTCCAAATGGATGAGATGTTGCCACCAGTACATGGCCTGGCATAGTTAAGAATATAACACTAATTTAGGGGGAGAAAGTCCTCTCTTAATAGTTCAATGCCTCATGCTCTCTTTTGAGCAACAATGTGGAGACAATCAAGGCATTCAGCTTCTTTTAGAGTATGGGGTCAAGTCCTGGCAGTATTTTGCAGTTGCCAAAAGAGTGGAAAAGTCCAGGTTCTTTGCTTCACTTGGATCCTCATTAACCCCTTAATAACCATGTTGCAAAAGCCCATAGACACATGATCTCTTGTTTACCACTGGTTGACAGATGAGAGCTTACTTGTTAACACTGAAATcactgttcacaaaagttatGGTCTGCATATGATGAGTGATGAGCAATGGTCAACGTGGTGATTATAGATAACTTTGAAGAATCCAAATAAACTTGCTTTAATATGATTGTGAAGACATCAGCAGCTGTCACTAAACAGCACACTAATGAAATGTTGCGGTGTTATTGTCCCAGGCAGCGAGAAGGAAGAGAGTCTGGGGAGGATGCAGACAGTCCCCAGGGAAGATATAAAAAGGCGTCAAGCCACAGTCTCGCCATGCCTTCACGGCCACCGCTGAACATACACTCAGGCTCCATGGCTTTTCTAGGCTATCCTGGGAACTGTAGTGGCATATCTTACAGAACTCACTGTTATTTCCCAGTGACTGCTTCTGTTGCTCTTTGCTCCAGTGATGTAAGTCCTACGTTTGGGCTCAGCCTACCCAGCAGCTACCACGGGAATCTCTGGCTCCTGGATAACTGCCAAGAAACATGTGGGGAAGCACCGAGCTGTGACTCTCCCAGTTCTGAGCCCAAGACCTGTACCACAACTTGTGACCGATCAAACTCGTCTGTGCCCTGCAACTCTCCAACAGGGGGCCAGATCTGCAGTGCCCGTGAAACAACCAACGTCGGACCCAGCCCCAGCTGCAATCCGTGCCCTCAGACCAAGGGGTATGTATCTGATGGCTGCACCCCCAGCCAATGTACATCCAAAGCTTGCCAGACCCTCGGCAATGGCTTTAAATGCTTTGGGCAACTTAACCGCTTATCCAAGAGTTTCCAGCCCCTAAGCCACTACAGACTGGGCAGTTTTGGGTACAAAAGCTACCAAGATCTTGGCTTCATACCCAGTGGCCTCTCACCATCACGATATATCACCAACAGCTGCCAACGCCAAAACTATTTAATAAGAAATTGCCAATGTCCATACGATTGGCACAGGAGATGCCCCCCACTGAGCTATTTTGCAAGAAACTTCCGGTCGCTAAGCTCTATACCGAGTTCCTTCCCTCCTCTGAGGTATTTATATGGTGGTTACAGGCCTCTGAATTACTACCGATCAACTTGCAATTGTAGCTGCTAGAAATTGTTTCAAGGTGCAGGTGCCACCCTCTCTAATATTCTGCTGAATTACTTCATGTGTCTTAAGAATCATGTTCTGTTAACCTCAAATATAACTCTAGGACTTTTTCACCACAGCCAGTATCACCAATAGCTGTTTTTCTGTCGCTCTCTTAATGCCCTTTGTGTTGAAGGCTGATCCTGAAGGTAGTATTATTGTTTCTGAGATTGAATATGATGGCCACACTGAAGAGATTCCATATGAAATACAGGCCAGTACAGCTTTCTTATTTGGGCAGTCACTGTCACTTCTCTGCCAATGCGACTATCTGTGAGCTTTCCTGATGCAGTGGAGTCTCCTTGGCCTGACTGGCCATTCCAGCACTTTCTTTCAAGATCGTTTTGTTTTTCTATCAGTAGTTTTGCTGCTTGCTTAACTAGCATCTTTCTAATAAGCTATAAGGTAACATCatcttagggcttcccaagtggcttgctggtaaagatcccgcctgccaatgcaagagatgtgagtttgatccctgagttgggaagattccctggagaaggaaatggcaacccattacagtattcctgcctggaaaatctcatggacagaggagtctggtgggctacagaatcatcaaaagaatcggacaagatttagcaactaaacaacatcacTGTAAACATTcagagttgagctatttcatccTTCCTCCTACTGCCTGAATATAAGAATGTGCAAGCAGCAATGTCCAACTAGACTTCAAAATCAGAAGACCTTCAGCAAATCTTCCCTTCCAAAGAAGCCAGAACACATAGGATTGACTGACAGTCAGCTTTTGTTCTCAATGCTAGGAGAGAACCTCAGAGGTAGCAGAAACACAAACATTGCTTGTtggaaaaatgacaaaatattctACAGATGCTTCATGAATCTATGTTCATGACTCGGCTAAAATTCCCCCCTGTTGATTTATTGCTTTCTGATTGCCAAAAAATTCTGGTACGTAGTTAGGCAACAAGTTTCTATTAGGaaataatgattttcattttgctttatttcataTTTGCTAAGGTTTTATCAGTGTTCTGGGCAATATGCATGATATTTTTGAAGCACTAATTTCCTGCTATTTATTTTCTAgcctaattaaaaatataaagaagatggACTATAAATATCCAAGACTTTTATTTGTCTTatattgttctatttttaaatatattaagtgGTACTTCTCTTAAAGTGTCTGTGATTGATAGTTACATGGGGAAATTTATggagaaatttcaaaataaatcagttttaataaaactacataaaatattaaatatttgtatatttccctgaaaatatgcatatttatttaatcatgttGACAAGATTTGACTTTGGGATACATTTAGTCTTGAACTCTGAGAAGTGATTTAACTTCTAAAACTTGTAAAACttgtaaaaattgaaaataaaaattgagtgATAAAAATTTATCCTGAGTTTTTTGTATGTAGAaagcaaatcatttttaaaaacaagtaaaatggCTCCTGTAGATGGGTGTAACTGGACAGTGGAAATATGGGGTAGGGATCACCAATATGAAAGGTCAGTGACTAAAATGAAAACTCATGAAGCATACAAATAGggatatcattttatttattctttcaggaGGCCTACCATGTGTAGAAAGAATATTAATGTATCACTCCTGAGTGAATATGTTTGGGAGACAATCAAGTCACTCCTTTGTGAGTTCATTCTATTTTCAGAGAATTCTATCTGTtgaaaatttcttctttatattgaGAAAAATCCAATTGTCCTTAGAAACTATCCATAACCATGGACAGCCTTTAACATAGGACAAGTGCTtgagtatttgaaaataattgctGTGTCCCAGCTGAGTATTCATTGTCTAAACTAAACACATACTTTCTCTTTACAAACATTAATAGAAAACCTATTCTTTGAAGCATTAAATGAGACTCTTTGGGGATATCAAGATTTATAGATCTGTTCTCAGGAATTATTCATAGAAGTCATACATGGAAACAAACATAATACTGTCTcaaccattttaaaaacaatacaaaataagTCAGAGGAAGGATTCTAACTGGAAGAATGAAAGCATACTTGtgagagaaataaattaaatatatgtttgaATGGTGAGAAGACTAAGATATGAGAGTGCgatgaaggaggaaaaaaggatggAAGTAagagagaaatttgaaaaatgGTCTAGCTTACTTTGACCCAAGAAAAGTGGACATAAGCTCctccatgagaaaaaaaaatgggagaaaatataggACAAGGGATTCAGCATGTTAGATAGGAAAgactttcttcattaaaaaaaaaacttgtaaaataaaaaaattataaatatgactataccaaaattaaaagcttctgttaTAGGAGATAtcataaagacattaaaaataaaacatgggtGTTTGTGTGGAGTTTTGGGGCATATCagaaatctctgtactttttTGCTTTATAGGCTCACATAAAGTGTGACATATTTTATGTATAACCACACATGTTAATAAACATCTCTCCATGTTatcaataatatatatgcatatatatatgtatatatatatacatatatatatatatatatatatatatgtatacacacacacacacacttttgacTAGAATAAAAATGCTAGGAAAACACAACCTAGGTTGTGCTAGCTTTACAGGAGTTTTAagaatctgttcagttcagttcagtcacttcatccagcccagcattttgcatgatgtactctgcatagaagttaaataagcagggtgacaatatacagccttgacatattcctttcccaatttggaaccagtctgttgttctatgtgcggttctaactgttgcttcttgacctgcacacagatttctcaggagtttTTAGGTATGGGAGCTGGTAATTCTCCAAGTGATTTTTAGACTAAACAATTCTGATTTGATTTcctaagtaatttaaaaaaattaaaatcaaaataaaatcacagtacTGAGAaataaggcttcccagatggctcagcagtgaagaatccacctgtcatgcaggagacGCTTATTCcagccctggatcaggaagattccctaaagaaagaaatggcaacccattccagtattcttgtctgggaaatcccatggacagaggagcttggtggctacagtctatggggttgcaaacttagcaactaaccaacaacaatTGAGAAATTAAATTGGCCCCACCCTCTGACTTTGTAGAGTGTATAATCAACAACCTCTTTCCTGCTCCTATTAATAGAAAGGTTGAAGAGCAAAGTGAAATAGACATCAGCCCTCTGTAGCACATTGCCTTCTAGAAGTTGATAGAATATAGATATTCATGTATGTTTGTCCTGTTTAATTTCAGTTAGCCACAAAGTATGCTTAATAAGTTACACTCTTTGTCCATAACTCCAATGGCAACTAATTTATAGAACACAGCAGAGGTTTTTTTATATTtgcacttaaaaatatacaaatgaatcaCTTCTTTCCCTGTGTAGCTGAGCAACACTTTTTACTTCTCAAATAAAAGGagaccatttattttttatttaaaattatttatagatttaaaataataatttctacaGCTGCAAAAATTTTACCAATATAAATATaagcattcaaatatttttttacacTTTGCTTATCTTCTATGTATAtagcagagaaagaaatacaacaaATTCACATATACATCTGCTATTTGAAAGtctataaatctaacaaaactgTATCCTAAAAATTCCTTAATACAATCTACTTAAAGgttaattaaaatttctattttaattcatattcttaaaaatttatgttttagatgacaatttataataaaattttaatgagttGATAAAGCTACCACTATTGGTATGCTATTAAAGAACTGAATATAACTATATGATCTTCATGTTTGTTTCTATCTGCTATCTTAGCCAATCTATTTTAGAATCCTTCTTTTATGTATCATATTTtctaatggataagaaagaaatctccctattttatagatttttaagcCTTTGTCCCATTGAGTTTCTTAactgtgtctttttctttgaGTTCTACAAGATACTTCTACCAGAGTTTCAGTATACATTTGGTGCGGTGTCCCTGATTCATAGGAAAATGGATCTTGTCTACCAGGAGGCCCTTGATGAATAGCAGGCTCACTTGACAGTTCAATTAACGATGTTGTCATTTCCAATATGACAAGACTATTTCAAAACCATGTAGCTCTATAATTATTCATAACTACCAACATCGTACGCTCCGTGCTAAAATTTCTACCTGCCCCCGTGACTGCTGAAATCATAGTTCTGAGATTCACTTCAGAGGTGAATCAGAAGGAAAGTGAATCCTTGATCAGACTTGTCTCAGAGCTAATGAAGTTATTTCTTCAGCTGCTCTCTGCACTCCTGTGCTTGTTCTTCTTGTCTGTTATTTAAATGTGATTGGCAGCTGAGACTCAGTAATCACGGAGCTGTGGATCTATAGTCAGGTCACTGACAgatcaaaagaaaacagacactCAGATCTTCCCTTTGTGTTCTATGCCTTGCAGTCTGGAGTCCTAAAAACTCTGGATGATGCTGTTGTTGACTGCCCTTATTCCAGGCCCTCGTATATTTAAAGGGAATATTATTCAAAAACACCAAGAAattctcttaattaaaaaattatatatggcCTCCAAATTTACATTTATATCCTGTTATCTAAAAGAAGGATGTTAAAGTTTCTTTATTTAAAGAATACCCTAAAATCCAGAATTATTCTTTTAAGGAAGAATGAATAATGAGTTTAAGTCCagaatcctttttttaaaaagtaattatgataaaaataattgtcatcatcatcactgtTACAGAACAATTTCTCATCTGAGAATGGAGGATTACAAATTATACTACCACAGAATATGCTCTTTCTTATCAGTGTGCATCTTTTCTCAATCATCTCTAATAAGCAACAGGCTTTTTTGAACTCTGTTCTCTTGGATTGGGTAACGTATTGTACCTCTTCTTTGTACTACAAGAACTGGCCGCCATCTGAAACTTGAGTCAATTTGAGGAGTATTTTTTTAGCCCACAGACTCAAAGAGAGATACTAAATGCTTTTTGTTCTGTGCAGCATCACGATTTACATATCATGAGTGTAGTAGTTGAGTGACTTACAGAAGAACTTGAATTTTAATCCTGAATCTGCCACTCACTTAAATTGTCCCTTAATCCTCTGAGGCTCGATACAGTGAGGGACTTTCTGAGAATTAAGAGACAGAGTGTATAAAACGCCCTCATATGGTGCCCGGGGATAGTGCACACAAACGGTGGCAATGCTACCCCGTTAAGAAGCAAAGAGATGTTTGTATTTCACCAACACCACAGGCTTTTCTTTCTGTATAGAATTTATGCTCTATAATACAGAGTGAGGTAGTGTATGGGAATGAATTGAATGGTGCTATACCTACAGAAGAacaatagttaaaaaaatttgATCCAAGACAGAAGTCATATCTTTGGATAGAATCATATAGAACTTAAATTGATACTCCTGATCTTGTATACATTTGAGAGAAATCAATGAGATGAGAATAAACaacttttttttgaagaaaaatacttGAGTTGGTAAAACTCTTAGTTTCCTACATGGAACACATAACATATGCGACTGCCATTAACAATGAGAGAAGAggatgagggaggggagggaaggttaggtgggaggggtggagaagagagagggagggagaaaggtggAGAGAAGTAGTAGGGGGAaggtgggaaaagaaggaaagagaaaggatatgaaaagaaagaaaaaggaagtggatccaggtgtgcatgcatgctcggtcatgtctgactctttgtgatcccctggactgtagcccacctttTCCAGGcatgcatactggagtgggttgccatctcctactccaggggatcttgttgacacagggatccaacccccatttcctgcatcggcaggcgggttctttaccactgtgccacctgagaagccagttTAATCCTTTCCAAAATACTCCTGTGTACCCCTATAATGAGAACAATTGGGTTCCCCATAAAAGATAAAGGTCCTCAAATGGGAAACTAatcaatttcttcctttcctgagcCTCTTTACCATGGTGGGCCACATCTGACTCCCAGAAATCCATCTCCTGCAAACTTATAAATCTGGGTCCCAAATAAAGTTTGATTTTTGCTGAAGCCAATGATTTCTTTGACAGTTATTCTAGAACTAATTAAAAGCAATAACTATGCCGACTTtatgaataatttataataatgtgTATGCTTgtcatgtgtatatacatatacatttatttcttttttatcatagTTCTTAAACTTGTGTATATATCCAGAAGTCATAGTTCTAGTGCTTTTGAAAGTACACATTTAGCACTTCTGCCTTAATTATCTGCTTAACACTTAGTTATAATAATCAAGTAAGTATGGCATCTCCATAACTTAGAAAACTGTTGCTCCAAAGAATTTAGCTAGaacactcttttccttttttcttgtaaTGGAGATACAGCCTGAGGCATAGAACATCTACATTTCTTACTGATTTCAGGTAAATTCTAGTGctgttataaataaaaacataatgtaaAAGCACAAGTATCCCACTGGCCTGGTCTGACAGGTCCATTTGATTGAAATAATTTTGGTGTCTTTTGAGGAAGCTATCTCTCTTTATTCCTTGAGAAGCATGAACTCACTAATCTGAAAAACTAAAAACCTGAATGTGAAGTCACCATAAAGGTAGGGCCTTACCCACAGGTAAATCATGGAAGGGAATCTCAGATGCACAATTCCTGGGAGGAGTACTTCTAGGATACACACACTGAAACAAGTATTTTAGGTGATCTAGAATTTTTAGTGATGACAGTTGTACCAgacacaaaaccaaaccaaatccTTCTTCTCTAATCTAAATATTGGatgcaatttcattcttttgattcCAGTACAATCCATGTTTTATCAAGAGCACAAGCAGACCTCAGCTCCAGAATGCCAAGTGCTGAAAAGCTCTTGCTTCCAGGGGTTgcaaaacatttcatgcaatcaACATCTGTTTAGTAAATTTATCCTATACCTGAAAAGGTGTATATATTTGGCATTATTTCCTCCTAAGAAATGTTAGAAATGGCAGTATAACATGTTCTCAAATAAGATGCTAAGATCATGGATTTCATGATCACTGCTCAAATAGGAGGGTTAATggacaagacttccctggtggctcagccagtaaaaactctgcctgcagtgcaggagacacaggttcaatccctgggaagatacactggagaagggaatgacaacccactctagtattcttgcctggagaatcctatagacagagaggagtttggcgggctccagtccatggtgtcgcaaagagacagacacaactgagtgactaaggactTAGAGACAttgtgttgattttattttattttttatttatttttaaatgtatttattttagttggaggctaattactttacaatattgtattggctttgccatacataTCTCTGTCTGATCACTTGGAGGTTTCTCCCTGTGTTTGATTCCTTGGAGGCCTCTAACAAGTTAGCAATCCTGTAAGAGAACGTGAAACCAAAAAGCAATTCCAGCCAAACCATTTATGTCCATGTCTTTAAATGCAAAACCAATGAATTTTTCAAGACAGTAATCTTTCAACTCCCCTGTATAAAAACTAAAAgtgcacactactatatttaaaatagataatcaacaaggacataCTCTATAGCACAGAAAGCTCTTCTCAGTATTCCGTAATGACCTAAGTGggcaaataatttgaaaaaaaataaattacatatatgtgcatatctgaatcactttactgcacacctgaaattaacaaaacattgttgATTGACTATactgtaatataaaataaaagttaacaaCAAGTAAATACTAAAGACCATTTGGATGGTTACCTGGGGACCTCTGGAAAAGCATGAGTGTTGGTGGGAAGTAATTACAGGGTGGCCTGTCACTGCAGCAAGTGTAGACAGATAGTTAGGGACTAGAGAAGTACACAATCATACAAGGGGACTCAGCGTGGAGTCAGAAGGTAACTCTGTAGTCTTGATTTTGCCACCATACAGTTGTATGACTAACATCAACATATATTCGCTCTGGGCCCTAGTTTCCCTACCAGTGAAATGAAGAGGTTGAATTTAATGAGCCTTTACACCACTAAAATAGAGGGATTCTAACATTGTAGATATAACCTGTGTTAAAATTCTTTTATGGTGTTTGACTATGCCTTCCTTCCCTATGTTCCTCTCCCAAAGAGCTTATCAGGAGCCACCCAAGCCCAGCCAAAGGCATCTAATGATACAAGCAGATGTTAATTACACGTGGCAACTAAGCCATTTAATCAGGAGAGATGCACTTAATTCTGGTACACCCTAATTATTAAATTGCCAAGAGTTAGTAATAAAAGGTTTGTACCTAACTTATATACTTCCTCAAGACACTGCATTTTGGCTAATGCCAGTTTATGtttgaagggaaggaaaaaaaaaagagatcccATAAGAGATGTGAATTTCCTCTGAGTTAATTTTCTGAGAAGAAACTGCAAACTGCAGTTGTTTGAACTCAGAGACTCCACCCTTCTTGTAAAACATGTATACCTAAGTACACTAGTAAAACCTGCCTTGCCCTCAGGCTAGCCTGTTAAACTTTCCACTAGACACCAGCCTCTGGTGTCTGATGGATCATATTTCACAACCGAaagcattaatattttaataatgtaataataaggTACCTGCTAATGTTGACCACTTAATCTCTATAACTTATTAACCTTTTAACACAGTAAAGTAGCAGAAATCTGATATATTTTTTCAAGCAGCATATTTACTCTGGTTCAGCTGGGCTGGGATCTGGACTCTTTCCAAATATTGGTGAAAGGAACTCCTAATGCATACATTCTTCCTTCATGTGAAAGATCCAGCGATATCATCT
The DNA window shown above is from Bos indicus isolate NIAB-ARS_2022 breed Sahiwal x Tharparkar chromosome 1, NIAB-ARS_B.indTharparkar_mat_pri_1.0, whole genome shotgun sequence and carries:
- the KRTAP24-1 gene encoding keratin-associated protein 24-1; translated protein: MAFLGYPGNCSGISYRTHCYFPVTASVALCSSDVSPTFGLSLPSSYHGNLWLLDNCQETCGEAPSCDSPSSEPKTCTTTCDRSNSSVPCNSPTGGQICSARETTNVGPSPSCNPCPQTKGYVSDGCTPSQCTSKACQTLGNGFKCFGQLNRLSKSFQPLSHYRLGSFGYKSYQDLGFIPSGLSPSRYITNSCQRQNYLIRNCQCPYDWHRRCPPLSYFARNFRSLSSIPSSFPPLRYLYGGYRPLNYYRSTCNCSC